The genomic DNA ACGATTCTAAATGAATCTTTGGTAGACACAGGAGAAAAGGTCTCATTATAATCAATTCATTCCTTCTGTGTAAACCCTTTTGCTACGAGTCTAGCTTTGAATCATTCGACCTTCCCTTTGGAATCACGTTTGGTTTTGTGGACCCATTTACAGTCTACTAGTTTGACTCCATCGGGAATTTCTACTAAATCCCATACTTTATTAGTACTCATAGATCTTAGttcatcttccatggcttcaaTCCATTTAGTGGAATTCTCACTTGACACTGCCTGTCTGAATGTGGCAGGGTCACTTATATTCCCGATATCATATACATCCTCACTTAAGTATGTCTCATAATAATCAGGAATAGCTGATCTCTTTGCTCGTTGCGACCATCTTACTGGTTCAATCGCAACTGGTTGAGGAACTGGTTGAGGAATTTGATCTTGTGGTGCAGGTTGTGCCTGGTTCCCAACCATTTGCTCCATGTTCTCctactgagcagcagtagaaggCATGGCGCCACTTATCTGAATAGGAGGAATGACTGGTGGTACAAACTGATATACCTCTGTGGGCTCTTGAACTACTGGATCAGGAAGCTCAACCCGTAGTTCTTCGAGACTCACTTTCCTCCTTGGGAAATTCCCACTAACTCCTGAGTCCTCTAGGAACACAGCCTGTCTGGTTTCTACGAACTTAGTGTTACGACCAGGACAGTAAAATTGGTACCCCTTAGACTTTTCTGGGTATCCAATGAAGTGGAAACTTACCATCTTAgaatctaatttcttttgctgtggATCAAATAATTTAGCCTCATCAGGACAGCCCCACACTTTTAAATAATTAAGTGACGGTTTCCTCCCATTCCACAGCTCAAAAGGTGTCTTGGGGACTGACTTAGATGGAACCCGATTAAATATGTGAGCAgctgtttttaatgcttccatccacagctccacaggcaAACTAGAATAACTGAGCATGCTCCGTACCATGTCAAGCAGTGTACGGTTACGTCGCTCAGCGACTCCATTTTGCTATGGTTCGCCTGGCATAGAGTATTGCGCTCTTATGCCATTTTCTTCTAAGTACTTAGCGAATGGTCCCTTAATCTAACCATATTGAGCGTGTTTCCCATAATATTCACCTCTCCGGTCTGATCTTACAATTTTAATGGAAGTGTTGTGCTGTTTCTCAACTTCCGCCTTATAAATCTTAAATATTTCTAAAGCGTCTGAACGCTTTTGGATGGGGTAAATGTGTCCATAACGGGAGTAATTATCAGTAAATATTATAAAAGAATCATAACCGTCTACCGATGTTACTGAGAGAGGGCCACAGATATCTGTttgaattatttctaatacgCCCGTACTCCTAGTCGCTCCTTTCTTAATAGTCATAGCATATTTTCCCTTAATGCAGTCGATGCACTGCTCTGAATCTGAAAAATCTAACTCCTGAAGTATCTCATCTTTAATGAGACGCTCCATTCTctccctcgaaatgtggccaaGGTGACAgtgccacaatttcgaagaaGTCTTATTATCACGCTTACGCTTATGTATCGCATCACAAACATTCATTACAGAATAATTATCATCGAGAGAGAGCAAATAAATATCGTCTTGCAAATGACCAAGGCCAACACTAATATTATGAAATTTACCGAGTTGCCAAACTCACACACATGTCCATATTTATCTAAATGCGAAACATAAATAATGTCTCTGTTTAAACTAGGAACATAAAGGACATCATCTAAATTAAGCTGGAAGCCGCCTGGCAACTCTAAGGAGAAGCTTCCAACACCTTCGATTCCAACCATGTTCCCATCAGCCACTCTTAGGCTTCGCTCCCCCCTTCTTATAGTTCGGATCGAACGGAATACCTGTAATGAATTAGAAATGCGCACAGTAGCACCTGAGTCAATTAACCAAGTATTAGGGGATAAATGTGCTAAGAATAACTCATCAATGAAAGAAACAACATCAAACTTAATATTACCTTGCTGTTTCAGACATTCCTTAAAGCCTAACCAGCCCTTCTGAAGATGCTTGGGTGAAGAACAGAATGAGCACAGCATCTTTCCACCTTGGGACTGCTTGCctttgaacttgttgttgtTCCTGGGACCAAAGTTCTGGTTCcctttcttcttgaacttcttctggCCTTGCTTGCTGCTACCTGACTCATGCTGATTCTTAGGAGGATTGTCATTGATGCTCATGTGATGGACCATGTTCACCACATCCTTCATCTCTCAGTCttaagcctttcttcttcttcaacacAGTAACTGATCAGCTCACTGATAGACCAAATAGCCTTGTTGGTGTTGTAGTTGATCTTGAAAGCATTGTACTGTGAGGGCAGGAAGGTCACGATGAAGTGAACAAGGAAGCCATCTGAGATCTCCATCTGCATCTCCTTAAGCTTGTTGGCCATGTCACACATGTTGAGAATGTGTTGTCTGATGCCAGTCTTCCCATCATACTGAGAGGCCACTAACTTCATGATGAGTGTGCTTGCATAAGTCTTGGATGAGCTCTTGAAGTTCTCCTCAATCTTTGCCAGAAAGGCCTTAGCACTCAGATCTGCTCCCTGCGCATCCTTGGTGGGGATGGCGCCCTTAATGCCAGCACTGATGGTCTGAGACATGACCATAAGTGCCATGCGGTCTGATCTTGCCCACTTTTCCAGAGCAGCTGAAGTATGTCCTGTAGCAACAGCAGGCCTATCCTCCCTTAATGCCAAATCAAGATCATTCCAAGCCAAGCACGTCATGACCTTACCCTTCCAATCAGGAAAATTCGCTCCATTGAGCGGCTCAATGTTGTTCAGGTAGGAGGCCACAACATTAACATTTGTCACTGAAAATCAAAAGGAAAAACTTATCTTAGAAATCATATACAATAAAATGCAAATAAAAGCATGATAATAATCTTACGGTGGTCTGATTAACATCATGCAATTaaaatttcaatttgcatcaccggtggggaaaacaaacgaaattTTGTCTTAATACTCATGATTAAACAACAGTGGTCAGAAATAATCTCAAGTTTACTCTAAATAAATTTCTCGGTGGTTCCATTTATTTAGAGGCATCTCAAAGTATAGTGGTGGAATAAACTTATAAACATTAAATAAACACCAACTACTTAAATTTACTCATGTGATAGCTTGACTGA from Panicum virgatum strain AP13 chromosome 7N, P.virgatum_v5, whole genome shotgun sequence includes the following:
- the LOC120681272 gene encoding uncharacterized protein LOC120681272 → MLKERPCYVPDAINTVDDVTPTPTSSSAMDTTTAVTNVNVVASYLNNIEPLNGANFPDWKGKVMTCLAWNDLDLALREDRPAVATGHTSAALEKWARSDRMALMVMSQTISAGIKGAIPTKDAQGADLSAKAFLAKIEENFKSSSKTYASTLIMKLVASQYDGKTGIRQHILNMCDMANKLKEMQMEISDGFLVHFIVTFLPSQYNAFKINYNTNKAIWSISELISYCVEEEERLKTER